From the Natrarchaeobaculum aegyptiacum genome, one window contains:
- a CDS encoding anthranilate phosphoribosyltransferase, with protein MTDDSQTGDEWPVKRLMTEVVGSGHKSAEDMTREQAREALERIFAGDPDETTLGAFWLANRWKRNTPEELGAYVDVMREQSVITAEPGVDPVDCGANYDGKHTTALLGVAAGVVAAAAGTPVVVHSGDRVPTQKATAYKHVLDALDVRTELEPAESAEMVDQTGFGFYYQPAFNPAVDDLIERRDEMGVRTFVNTIETLANPTNADVHLGSFYHLAFAKKMAECIQESDELEYSRAIFFQGMEGYDDIRPGYTKVAEWSSDGSTGEVDGELEDYEIETAAYGMDVERGDLAVEDVTADSASLTESVLAGEREDHFADAVALNGAFRIYARGDVDDLETGLERARDVLADGSAEAVLEGLRAF; from the coding sequence TCATGACCGAGGTCGTCGGCTCGGGACACAAGTCCGCCGAAGACATGACCCGCGAACAGGCTCGTGAGGCGCTCGAGCGCATCTTCGCGGGCGATCCCGACGAGACGACCCTCGGTGCGTTCTGGCTGGCAAACCGCTGGAAACGAAACACGCCCGAGGAACTGGGTGCCTACGTCGACGTCATGCGCGAGCAGTCGGTGATAACCGCCGAACCCGGCGTCGACCCCGTCGACTGCGGGGCCAACTACGACGGGAAACACACCACCGCGTTGCTGGGCGTCGCCGCCGGCGTCGTCGCTGCCGCCGCTGGCACACCTGTCGTCGTCCACTCCGGCGATCGGGTTCCGACCCAGAAGGCAACGGCGTACAAACACGTCCTCGACGCCCTCGACGTTCGCACCGAACTCGAGCCAGCCGAGAGCGCCGAGATGGTCGACCAGACCGGCTTTGGCTTCTACTACCAGCCGGCGTTCAACCCTGCGGTCGACGACCTGATCGAGCGCCGCGACGAGATGGGGGTCCGGACGTTCGTCAACACGATCGAGACCCTCGCGAATCCAACCAACGCCGACGTCCACCTCGGCTCGTTCTACCACCTCGCGTTCGCGAAAAAGATGGCCGAGTGCATCCAGGAGAGTGACGAACTCGAGTACTCCCGGGCGATCTTCTTCCAGGGGATGGAAGGCTACGACGACATCCGACCCGGGTACACCAAGGTCGCCGAGTGGAGCTCCGATGGCAGTACCGGAGAGGTCGACGGCGAACTCGAGGACTACGAAATCGAAACCGCGGCCTACGGGATGGACGTCGAACGGGGGGATCTGGCCGTCGAGGACGTGACCGCCGATTCGGCGTCGCTCACCGAATCCGTACTGGCCGGTGAACGCGAGGACCACTTCGCCGACGCCGTCGCCCTCAACGGCGCGTTTCGGATCTACGCCCGCGGCGACGTCGACGACCTCGAGACGGGACTCGAGCGCGCACGTGACGTGCTCGCCGACGGCAGTGCAGAGGCAGTGCTCGAGGGGCTGCGAGCGTTCTGA
- a CDS encoding class I SAM-dependent methyltransferase produces the protein MTRYEPHDALESSQPPDSGPTDARSPDEVASPHTESAKTGTMTLEDVQDVYARNAPWIDRLGWLDHLLTGRYRRRQFDSAEGRVLDVACGSGSNFRYLPEAADIVGIDISEPLIEQARAELEALDRDGTVERMDAQALEFDDDSFDTVISSFSTCTFPDQEAALREMGRVCQPDGQILLLEHGRSDNPLLARVQEWRADAHYEQSGCRLTQEPLEVVDRAGLPVAEVETAQFGRITGIVCEPPDGDHRGVDR, from the coding sequence ATGACCCGATACGAACCACACGACGCGCTCGAGAGTTCACAGCCACCCGATTCAGGACCGACCGACGCACGCTCGCCCGACGAAGTGGCGTCTCCGCACACGGAGTCGGCGAAGACCGGAACGATGACGCTCGAGGATGTTCAGGACGTCTACGCGCGAAACGCACCCTGGATCGACCGACTGGGGTGGCTCGACCACCTGCTCACCGGCCGCTACCGTCGCCGTCAGTTCGACTCCGCCGAGGGTCGCGTGCTCGACGTGGCCTGTGGATCGGGATCGAACTTCCGGTACCTGCCCGAGGCAGCCGACATCGTCGGTATCGACATCAGCGAGCCGCTGATCGAACAGGCTCGCGCGGAACTCGAGGCCCTCGACCGAGACGGCACGGTCGAACGGATGGATGCCCAGGCGCTCGAATTCGACGACGACAGCTTCGACACCGTTATCTCGTCGTTTTCGACGTGTACGTTTCCGGACCAGGAGGCAGCCCTCCGGGAGATGGGCCGGGTCTGTCAGCCAGACGGACAAATCCTCTTGCTCGAGCACGGCCGCAGCGACAACCCACTCCTCGCTCGCGTTCAGGAGTGGCGCGCCGACGCCCACTACGAACAGTCCGGCTGTCGGCTGACCCAGGAGCCACTCGAGGTCGTCGACCGGGCGGGCCTCCCCGTCGCGGAGGTCGAAACCGCCCAGTTCGGTCGCATCACGGGAATCGTCTGTGAGCCACCCGACGGCGATCACCGGGGTGTCGACCGATGA
- a CDS encoding DUF7437 domain-containing protein, with protein MSEAAGDPERAINGLMSVAQLLEEPRLARLYTFVLREGDVTIDDIVDKLEMPRTTAYSDTGTLVELGVLTRDEEQKTHTYSAIPVTLTANLDGDEYTVTPTLVEAFGCSPQDQDLDLLIEKHGLGKLAAALTYAIPYAEGEMPERIAARELDLQYAFAIAVLQALGDVVQDMKVVDPYFEDIRNARDQPVADE; from the coding sequence ATGTCGGAGGCCGCCGGTGACCCCGAACGAGCGATCAACGGTCTCATGTCGGTCGCACAGCTCCTGGAAGAGCCGCGACTGGCTCGTCTCTACACGTTTGTCCTGCGAGAGGGAGATGTCACTATCGACGATATTGTCGACAAACTGGAGATGCCACGCACTACGGCGTACTCGGACACAGGGACGCTCGTCGAACTCGGCGTGCTGACCCGAGATGAGGAGCAGAAGACGCACACCTATTCGGCGATTCCAGTTACACTCACCGCGAACCTCGACGGAGACGAATATACGGTCACCCCAACGCTCGTTGAAGCGTTCGGGTGCTCGCCCCAAGATCAGGACCTTGACCTCCTAATCGAAAAACACGGGCTCGGGAAGCTCGCAGCTGCTCTCACATACGCGATACCGTACGCCGAGGGAGAAATGCCCGAACGAATCGCTGCCCGGGAACTCGATCTTCAATACGCGTTTGCTATTGCCGTTCTCCAAGCACTGGGAGATGTCGTGCAGGATATGAAGGTGGTAGATCCCTACTTCGAAGACATCCGTAACGCTCGTGATCAACCGGTTGCAGATGAATGA
- a CDS encoding DUF429 domain-containing protein → MYIGVDGCSAGWVAVQFDEDGYEGTDLYEDIQELWTVHGHAAEQILIDVPIGLRENSNAKRPCDDAARKKLSPNRHSSVFPVPVRAAVHEGSYEDAKKTQEKRTDGSLGVQSWGIADKIAELDSFLCETEPDAVGTIREAHPEVCFWALNDESATEYSKTGKPAAAFWERIGILEAIDEAIIDDVRDASLNLDAKVGNDDVIDAFALALIASPKTGPPRTLPDEWPDNDTGDPTDKLPMEMVYAYP, encoded by the coding sequence ATGTACATCGGCGTCGATGGGTGCTCGGCGGGATGGGTCGCTGTCCAGTTCGACGAGGATGGCTACGAAGGCACCGATCTATACGAAGATATCCAAGAACTGTGGACGGTTCACGGCCATGCGGCAGAACAAATATTAATCGACGTACCAATCGGTCTCCGAGAAAACTCAAACGCGAAGCGCCCGTGTGACGATGCCGCCCGCAAGAAACTCAGTCCCAACCGCCACTCCAGCGTGTTTCCCGTTCCCGTACGGGCTGCCGTTCACGAAGGGAGCTACGAGGATGCAAAGAAGACGCAGGAGAAGCGCACTGATGGTAGTCTCGGCGTTCAGTCGTGGGGTATAGCCGATAAGATCGCCGAACTTGATTCATTCCTCTGCGAGACAGAGCCAGATGCTGTTGGAACGATCCGTGAGGCCCATCCCGAAGTCTGCTTCTGGGCGCTGAACGATGAATCCGCCACGGAGTACTCAAAGACTGGAAAACCGGCAGCAGCCTTCTGGGAACGGATCGGGATACTCGAAGCCATCGATGAAGCGATTATCGATGACGTCCGTGACGCATCATTGAATCTCGATGCTAAGGTTGGAAATGATGACGTCATCGATGCGTTTGCATTAGCGCTTATTGCCAGCCCAAAGACCGGACCACCACGAACGCTTCCTGACGAGTGGCCAGATAACGATACAGGTGATCCAACTGATAAACTCCCGATGGAGATGGTCTACGCCTATCCGTAG
- a CDS encoding type II toxin-antitoxin system VapC family toxin, translating into MTDSLPTEVTVLTDVNVLAIALTDDHPAHDDVYPWVQNAIDGPNVLLVFDYYPLRAQYLMTSNFGVDAVDARNAIQSLVRSPARIVSATETTLLEAYEISAEKNHDVYDSFIVALARAYDADYLITTDGDFDDLCDDEDVKYVNPIPTETREKLTLIDG; encoded by the coding sequence ATGACTGATTCTCTCCCTACTGAAGTGACAGTTCTCACTGACGTGAACGTACTAGCAATCGCGCTCACCGATGATCATCCTGCACATGACGATGTGTATCCGTGGGTCCAAAACGCAATTGATGGGCCAAACGTCTTGCTCGTGTTTGATTATTATCCGTTGCGAGCGCAGTATCTGATGACGAGCAATTTTGGAGTAGACGCAGTTGATGCTCGAAATGCTATCCAATCACTTGTTCGTAGCCCTGCACGAATCGTCAGTGCCACCGAGACAACGCTGCTTGAGGCGTACGAGATTAGCGCTGAGAAAAACCACGACGTGTACGATTCGTTCATCGTTGCGCTTGCACGAGCATATGACGCCGATTACTTGATTACAACTGACGGCGATTTCGACGATCTTTGTGACGACGAAGATGTGAAATACGTCAATCCAATCCCAACTGAGACACGTGAGAAATTAACCCTAATTGATGGATAG
- a CDS encoding AbrB/MazE/SpoVT family DNA-binding domain-containing protein — MGRSASEANSGEELTLTVDDRGRVTLPKEVRDRLGIESNDEVPATLVGSVLEVNPKPSSKLETATAGQKNWENTTPTDAGETLFGPMDQ, encoded by the coding sequence ATGGGAAGGTCTGCATCTGAAGCGAACAGCGGGGAAGAACTCACACTCACAGTGGACGATAGAGGGCGGGTAACACTCCCAAAAGAGGTTCGGGACCGATTAGGAATCGAATCAAACGATGAGGTTCCTGCAACCCTCGTCGGGTCGGTCCTTGAAGTCAACCCCAAACCAAGCTCGAAATTAGAAACAGCAACAGCCGGTCAGAAGAACTGGGAGAACACGACACCAACTGATGCCGGAGAAACCCTCTTCGGGCCGATGGACCAGTGA
- a CDS encoding IS110 family transposase: MFIGIDVHKRYSQIAVLDKNGEIVEEVRVENANLDDFAQRYAGSKAALEATSNYYHIHDTLSAYLDVTVANPGELKLISDSDKKTDRVDAKQLARMLRLGSVPESYVPTDEVRQARALVRGRQKLVENRTEYANKIHGLLSDHGITREVKPLSVEGREFLAELSLPAPWDALLESYLELIQVLTEQIESLEAEIEERAGSLKETQLLMTIPGVSYFTALTIYAELGEVNRFDRAKEVVSYFGLNPIIRESGDSRFEGSISKRGSGRVRWLLVQASYTAVHTCEDEYLSRFYNRLARKKNSKTAIVATARKLLVSMYHMLDREEVYDPPGVSA, from the coding sequence ATGTTCATTGGAATCGACGTACACAAGCGGTACTCACAGATCGCAGTACTGGACAAAAACGGTGAGATCGTCGAAGAGGTTCGCGTCGAAAACGCGAACCTCGACGACTTTGCCCAGCGGTACGCTGGGTCCAAAGCCGCGCTTGAAGCCACCAGCAACTACTACCACATCCACGATACGCTTTCAGCGTATCTGGATGTGACTGTCGCTAACCCCGGCGAATTGAAGCTGATCTCTGACTCGGATAAGAAAACTGACCGCGTTGATGCGAAACAACTCGCTCGAATGCTTCGGTTAGGCTCGGTTCCAGAAAGCTACGTTCCAACCGACGAGGTTCGGCAAGCCCGCGCACTCGTGCGCGGGCGCCAGAAACTCGTTGAGAACCGGACTGAGTACGCGAACAAGATCCATGGCTTGTTGAGTGACCACGGTATCACCCGTGAGGTAAAGCCGTTGAGTGTGGAGGGACGAGAGTTCCTGGCGGAACTCTCGCTCCCGGCACCGTGGGACGCGTTGTTGGAGTCGTACCTGGAACTGATTCAGGTGCTCACCGAGCAAATCGAATCGTTAGAAGCAGAGATCGAGGAGCGGGCTGGGTCTCTGAAGGAGACCCAGCTCCTGATGACGATTCCTGGTGTGAGTTACTTTACGGCGTTGACGATTTACGCGGAGTTGGGCGAGGTCAACCGGTTTGACCGGGCCAAGGAAGTTGTTAGCTACTTCGGGTTGAACCCGATAATCCGCGAGTCTGGCGACTCGCGGTTTGAGGGAAGCATCTCGAAGCGAGGGTCAGGACGGGTCCGGTGGCTGCTCGTTCAAGCGTCGTACACAGCGGTTCATACATGCGAAGACGAGTACCTTAGCCGGTTCTACAACCGGTTAGCTCGAAAGAAGAACTCGAAAACAGCGATTGTGGCAACCGCTCGGAAGTTGCTGGTTTCAATGTATCATATGCTGGACCGTGAGGAGGTGTACGATCCACCAGGGGTGAGTGCCTGA
- a CDS encoding DUF7351 domain-containing protein, which yields MTAAQTAADAFALLSDPSRVTILRAVAVAQYEQDPSSPGFESLAFSEIYDRVDVDNTSKLSYHLGELTGTYLRKDDDGYALTHAGDQIVRFILAENFHEPTDVGTIETDGTCFYCEETALEAGLDDQYFVVRCQACDRPVTGYIVTPAQARASSGEALLESLTRKQWAEFGLVQAGVCPECAGRVETDVYSVDDLATLEEVPISHFTMHECEACLRRFSGPLAYAAAFRTPPIAFHWDHGVDLVQHGWWELYDHLVAGQWTADRIATDPAEYRVVFRHGNAELRMFLDDDARTIRTERVRGRGGRLTEP from the coding sequence ATGACCGCTGCGCAGACGGCGGCCGACGCGTTCGCTCTCCTCTCCGATCCGAGCCGGGTGACCATCCTCCGGGCAGTCGCCGTAGCTCAGTACGAACAGGACCCCTCGAGCCCGGGATTCGAGTCGCTGGCGTTCTCCGAGATCTACGACCGCGTCGACGTCGACAACACCTCGAAACTGTCGTACCACCTCGGCGAGCTCACCGGAACGTATCTGCGAAAAGACGACGACGGCTACGCACTCACCCACGCCGGTGACCAGATCGTCCGGTTCATTCTCGCGGAGAACTTCCACGAACCGACCGACGTCGGCACCATCGAGACCGACGGGACCTGTTTCTACTGCGAGGAGACCGCACTCGAGGCAGGGCTTGACGACCAGTACTTCGTGGTCCGCTGTCAGGCCTGTGATCGACCGGTAACCGGCTACATCGTCACGCCCGCCCAGGCGCGCGCCTCCTCTGGAGAGGCACTGCTGGAGTCGCTCACGCGCAAACAGTGGGCAGAGTTCGGACTGGTCCAGGCGGGCGTCTGCCCGGAGTGTGCCGGACGAGTCGAAACCGACGTCTACAGCGTGGACGATCTGGCGACGCTCGAGGAGGTGCCGATTTCACACTTCACGATGCACGAGTGTGAAGCGTGCCTCCGACGATTCAGCGGACCGCTTGCCTACGCCGCCGCGTTCCGCACGCCGCCGATCGCCTTTCACTGGGACCACGGCGTCGACCTCGTCCAGCACGGCTGGTGGGAACTCTACGACCACCTCGTGGCGGGCCAGTGGACTGCCGATCGGATCGCGACCGACCCAGCGGAGTACCGCGTCGTCTTTCGCCACGGAAACGCGGAGCTACGGATGTTCCTCGACGACGACGCCCGAACCATCCGGACCGAGCGCGTGCGCGGACGAGGGGGGCGACTGACCGAACCGTGA
- a CDS encoding IS4 family transposase, translated as MGSVYKPPDSVVVNRIQRAFPSDELRERARATNLIQRERKLDVVALFYTLSLGFAAGSDRSIQAFLERYVEMADCDELSYATFHGWFKPGFVALLREILDEAIENLDTGQTELSGRLERFRDVLIVDATIISLYQDAKDVYALDDDRAGAKLHLTESLSTGLPTRFRTTDASTHERSQLPTGEWVAGALILFDLGYYDFWLFDRIDANDGWFVSRVKENADFEIVEELRTWRGNSIPLEGQSLQAVLDDLKRQEIDVQITLSFDRKRGSGASATRTFRLVGVRNDDSGEYHLYLTNLERDDYRAPDIAQLYRARWEIELLFKELKSRFGLDEINTTDAYIIEALIIMAALSLLMSRVIVDELQKLDAKQRDCADDAAASSTRLPRRRCSHAVERHAHLIQLYLMLDLGYELPDLDSLLLWSSRDPNPHRPRLREQVESGEFW; from the coding sequence GTGGGAAGTGTGTACAAACCACCGGATTCAGTAGTTGTGAACCGAATTCAAAGAGCGTTTCCATCCGATGAGTTGCGCGAGCGTGCTCGCGCAACGAATCTTATCCAGCGAGAGCGGAAACTCGACGTCGTCGCGTTGTTTTACACGCTCTCCCTCGGCTTTGCCGCTGGTTCTGATCGATCCATTCAGGCGTTTCTCGAACGCTACGTCGAGATGGCTGACTGCGACGAACTCTCGTATGCGACGTTTCACGGCTGGTTCAAACCAGGGTTCGTCGCACTCCTTCGAGAGATTCTCGATGAGGCCATCGAGAATCTCGACACCGGCCAAACCGAGCTGAGCGGACGTCTCGAACGATTTCGAGACGTCCTCATCGTCGACGCGACGATCATCTCGCTCTACCAAGACGCCAAAGATGTCTACGCACTCGATGATGACCGAGCCGGGGCGAAACTCCATCTCACCGAATCGCTCTCAACGGGACTTCCAACGCGATTTCGGACGACCGACGCGAGCACCCATGAACGGAGCCAGCTACCCACCGGCGAGTGGGTAGCTGGCGCCCTCATTCTGTTCGATCTCGGCTACTACGATTTCTGGCTGTTCGACCGCATTGACGCCAATGATGGCTGGTTCGTCTCTCGCGTCAAAGAAAACGCAGACTTCGAAATCGTCGAAGAACTCCGGACGTGGCGAGGGAACAGCATTCCGCTAGAAGGCCAGTCGCTGCAGGCCGTCCTCGACGACCTGAAGCGACAGGAAATTGACGTACAGATCACGCTCTCGTTCGACCGCAAACGAGGGTCGGGCGCCAGCGCGACCCGAACCTTCCGATTAGTCGGCGTTCGCAACGATGACAGCGGCGAGTATCATCTGTACCTGACGAATCTGGAGAGAGACGACTACCGCGCGCCCGATATCGCACAGCTCTATCGGGCGCGCTGGGAGATCGAACTGCTGTTCAAAGAACTCAAATCACGGTTCGGTCTGGACGAGATCAACACGACCGACGCCTACATCATCGAGGCGCTGATCATCATGGCAGCACTCTCGCTGCTGATGAGCCGGGTTATCGTCGACGAACTCCAGAAACTGGACGCAAAGCAGCGAGACTGCGCCGACGACGCCGCGGCGTCGTCGACGCGGCTTCCTCGACGACGATGTTCACACGCTGTCGAACGCCACGCTCATCTGATCCAGTTGTACCTGATGTTGGATCTGGGGTACGAGCTACCGGATCTCGATTCGTTGTTGCTGTGGTCGTCACGAGATCCAAATCCACACCGTCCGAGGTTACGTGAACAGGTGGAGTCAGGCGAGTTCTGGTAA
- a CDS encoding metallophosphoesterase, with protein sequence MGTDGDGSGDGRVYYVISDLHIGGDEQLEEVEFLDELLAFLERLEETDEDAELIINGDAFGLWEFTQVEGIEKFEMLEETYPELFEQLRATGENVQVTLLPGNHDHELAAYDEYVERFAAYNVDLCQEQSITRPVGEQAIHFEHGHQHDQNNRIEDWGNPHATPLGYYYNTLVTSRAGKLSDRGRYNWLKDVQAVTPTERMPVWLFSKYFYREMNPLLRYSLVPFLLLFNISALLAILAGLDLLGIYSIPTEQAADAFSQFGRAGAAAWFLLSLNVTVVGLLLLVGIPLYFIRRDVRKTINRFGVFETELTVDPETPYYDAARAVFAEQPETTIYCFGHTHRPTIQEVDGGILVNTGTWLKRLHRRDGIIGILPPVFYPSYQLASVRIEADAEEDGVVVEFERITKPSPATEELTRTERFFTVGREPEPEFPDRYVVPNDEMRTETERAVSTDAPS encoded by the coding sequence ATGGGAACCGACGGCGACGGGAGTGGGGACGGCCGCGTCTACTACGTCATCAGCGACCTCCACATCGGCGGTGACGAGCAACTCGAGGAGGTCGAGTTCTTAGACGAGCTACTCGCGTTCCTCGAGCGCCTCGAGGAGACCGACGAGGACGCCGAGTTGATAATCAACGGCGACGCGTTCGGGCTCTGGGAGTTCACGCAGGTCGAGGGCATCGAGAAGTTCGAGATGCTCGAGGAGACGTATCCAGAGCTGTTCGAGCAACTGCGCGCGACGGGTGAGAACGTTCAGGTCACGCTGTTGCCGGGGAATCACGATCACGAACTCGCGGCCTACGACGAGTACGTCGAGCGCTTTGCAGCCTACAACGTCGACCTCTGTCAGGAGCAGTCGATCACGCGGCCGGTCGGCGAGCAGGCGATCCACTTCGAGCACGGCCACCAGCACGACCAGAACAACCGGATCGAAGACTGGGGCAATCCCCACGCGACGCCGCTTGGGTACTACTACAACACGCTCGTGACGAGTCGGGCGGGCAAGCTCTCCGACCGCGGACGGTACAACTGGCTGAAAGACGTTCAGGCGGTGACGCCGACCGAGCGGATGCCGGTCTGGCTCTTCTCGAAGTACTTCTACCGGGAGATGAACCCGCTCTTGCGGTATTCGCTGGTGCCGTTTCTCCTGCTGTTCAACATCAGCGCTCTGCTCGCGATCCTCGCTGGCCTCGACTTGCTCGGGATCTACTCGATCCCGACCGAGCAGGCCGCCGACGCGTTCAGCCAGTTCGGACGCGCGGGCGCGGCTGCCTGGTTCCTTCTCTCGCTCAACGTCACCGTCGTCGGCCTGTTGCTTCTCGTCGGCATCCCGCTGTACTTCATTCGACGGGACGTTCGCAAGACGATCAACCGCTTCGGCGTCTTCGAGACCGAGTTGACCGTCGACCCGGAGACGCCCTACTACGACGCCGCTCGAGCGGTCTTCGCCGAGCAACCGGAGACGACGATCTACTGCTTCGGTCACACGCACCGTCCGACGATTCAGGAGGTCGACGGCGGGATCCTCGTCAACACCGGAACGTGGCTCAAACGTCTCCACCGCCGTGACGGCATCATCGGCATCCTGCCACCGGTCTTCTATCCGTCCTACCAGCTCGCGTCCGTGCGCATCGAAGCCGACGCGGAGGAAGATGGCGTCGTCGTCGAGTTCGAACGGATCACCAAGCCCAGTCCCGCGACGGAGGAACTCACCAGAACGGAACGATTCTTCACCGTCGGCAGGGAGCCCGAACCCGAGTTCCCTGATCGGTACGTCGTCCCAAACGACGAGATGAGAACGGAGACGGAACGAGCAGTGTCGACGGACGCTCCGTCGTGA
- a CDS encoding MarR family transcriptional regulator produces the protein MLSESELTALSHLSTHTEEGLIQRELADELSWDPGHTSRVVSKLAERELIIREQRNGRYRISLSNAEPTERFADLTREFPHVDFPELLAGPSIQLLYYLDATRTAAELTERSTVSRATVYRRLKQLRNVGIVTKRDSQFALTKQFEELAAFARSLVRHLHRQEASDHAAGVRLIWTDVDEYLFSCRTEVTAPLFHQTGPDALDQYGISLLTREGRYYFRSEDRTELAPEDLVCQLLLIDDGARYRSYCLLLIASCEIDANVLARSAGQYDREAEIDLSNIIQELCAYLESNGAVSGEKLPEWDTFKSTAADYDISV, from the coding sequence TTGCTCTCAGAATCGGAACTCACTGCCCTCTCACATCTAAGCACACACACAGAGGAGGGCTTGATACAGCGGGAGTTAGCTGACGAACTCAGCTGGGATCCGGGCCATACATCTCGCGTTGTATCGAAACTCGCAGAGCGCGAGCTGATCATCAGAGAGCAACGAAACGGCCGGTACAGGATATCACTGTCGAACGCTGAGCCGACCGAGCGGTTCGCTGATCTCACACGCGAGTTCCCACATGTCGATTTTCCCGAACTCCTCGCTGGTCCCTCGATCCAGCTCCTGTACTATTTGGATGCTACGCGAACTGCAGCGGAACTCACGGAAAGGTCTACAGTGAGTCGAGCGACAGTCTACCGCCGGCTCAAACAGTTACGGAACGTCGGTATCGTCACGAAACGCGACAGTCAATTTGCCTTGACGAAGCAATTCGAAGAATTAGCCGCTTTCGCGCGGTCGCTCGTGCGTCATCTGCATCGGCAGGAAGCGAGTGACCACGCTGCTGGCGTCCGGCTTATCTGGACCGATGTAGATGAGTATCTGTTCAGCTGCCGGACTGAGGTGACTGCGCCACTGTTCCACCAGACTGGCCCGGACGCGCTCGATCAGTACGGTATCTCTCTATTGACGCGAGAGGGGCGGTACTATTTCCGCTCCGAAGACCGGACAGAACTTGCTCCTGAAGACCTCGTGTGCCAACTGCTGCTCATCGACGACGGCGCTCGGTACCGATCGTACTGTCTGCTACTGATTGCTTCCTGTGAGATCGACGCAAACGTACTTGCGCGGTCAGCCGGCCAGTATGATCGAGAAGCCGAGATAGATCTCAGCAACATTATCCAAGAGCTCTGTGCGTACCTCGAATCCAATGGTGCGGTGTCAGGAGAGAAGCTCCCGGAATGGGACACGTTCAAATCGACGGCCGCTGATTACGATATATCCGTATGA